A section of the Acanthochromis polyacanthus isolate Apoly-LR-REF ecotype Palm Island chromosome 1, KAUST_Apoly_ChrSc, whole genome shotgun sequence genome encodes:
- the LOC110945740 gene encoding potassium voltage-gated channel subfamily A member 1-like has product MTVVSTENMDETSTLPGHPQDPYPPDDDHDDHDCCERVVINISGLRFETQLKTLAQFPETLLGNPKKRMRYFDPLRNEYFFDRNRPSFDAILYYYQSGGRLRRPVNVPLDMFSEEIKFYELGAEAMEKFREDEGFIREEERPLPEKEFQRQIWLLFEHPESSGPARGIAIVSVMVILISIVIFCLETLPELKEDPSYRMQTVGNTTVLYKPNVLTDPFFVVETLCIIWFSFELIVRFFACPSKAAFFKNMMNSIDIVAIIPYFITLGTELADDQENREGKGGGEQATSLAILRVIRLVRVFRIFKLSRHSKGLQILGQTLKASMRELGLLIFFLFIGVILFSSAVYFAEAEEKESFFTSIPDAFWWAVVSMTTVGYGDMYPVTIGGKIVGSLCAIAGVLTIALPVPVIVSNFNYFYHRETEGEEQAQLLNVSNQNLASDTNSSRRSSSVVSKSEYMEIDEDMNNSIDNFREANLRTANCTAPSQNCVNKTKLLTDV; this is encoded by the coding sequence ATGACCGTGGTGTCCACAGAGAACATGGACGAGACCTCCACCCTCCCGGGTCACCCTCAGGACCCGTATCCGCCCGACGACGACCACGACGACCACGACTGCTGCGAGCGCGTCGTCATCAACATCTCGGGGCTTCGCTTCGAGACGCAGCTCAAGACGTTGGCTCAGTTTCCGGAGACGCTGCTCGGGAACCCCAAGAAGAGGATGCGCTACTTCGACCCGCTACGGAACGAGTACTTCTTCGACCGGAACCGGCCCAGCTTCGACGCCATCCTGTATTATTACCAGTCAGGGGGTCGGCTGAGGAGGCCGGTCAACGTTCCACTGGATATGTTCTCAGAGGAGATTAAGTTCTACGAGCTCGGCGCCGAGGCCATGGAGAAGTTCCGTGAGGATGAGGGGTTCATCCGGGAGGAGGAGCGACCACTTCCGGAGAAGGAGTTCCAGCGGCAGATCTGGCTCCTGTTCGAGCATCCAGAGAGTTCTGGTCCGGCCCGGGGGATCGCCATTGTGTCGGTGATGGTTATTCTTATTTCTATCGTCATATTTTGTTTGGAGACGTTGCCGGAGCTGAAGGAGGACCCCAGCTACCGGATGCAGACGGTGGGAaacaccaccgtgctttacaaACCCAACGTCCTCACAGACCCTTTCTTCGTGGTAGAGACGCTCTGCATCATCTGGTTCTCCTTTGAGCTGATAGTTCGGTTCTTTGCGTGTCCCAGTAAGGCGGCGTTCTTTAAGAACATGATGAACTCCATCGACATCGTGGCCATCATCCCGTACTTCATCACTCTGGGCACCGAGCTGGCCGACGACCAGGAGAACCGAGAGGGGAAAGGCGGCGGCGAACAGGCCACGTCTCTGGCTATTCTCAGGGTCATCCGCCTGGTCCGGGTCTTCCGGATCTTCAAGTTGTCCCGCCACTCCAAGGGGCTCCAGATCCTGGGCCAGACTCTGAAGGCCAGCATGAGGGAGCTGGGGCTgctcatcttcttcctcttcattgGAGTCATCCTCTTCTCCAGCGCCGTCTACTTCGCCGAGGCCGAGGAGAAGGAGTCCTTCTTCACCAGCATCCCGGACGCCTTCTGGTGGGCCGTGGTCTCCATGACGACGGTCGGTTACGGGGACATGTACCCCGTCACCATCGGAGGGAAGATCGTGGGTTCGCTGTGTGCCATCGCCGGCGTGTTGACCATCGCGCTGCCGGTTCCGGTCATCGTGTCCAACTTCAACTACTTCTACCACCGGGAGACGGAGGGCGAGGAGCAGGCCCAGCTGCTCAACGTCAGCAACCAGAACCTGGCGTCCGACACCAACTCCAGCCGGCGCAGCTCGTCGGTCGTCAGCAAGTCGGAGTACATGGAGATCGACGAGGACATGAACAACAGCATCGACAACTTTAGGGAAGCCAACCTCAGAACTGCCAACTGCACAGCGCCGAGCCAGAACTGCGTGAACAAGACGAAGCTGCTCACCGACGTGTGA
- the LOC127535237 gene encoding uncharacterized protein LOC127535237 encodes MLPLGNIIRKHCINFHCYADDTQLYLSMKPDETDQLARLQDCLKDIKTWMTFNFLLLNSDKTEVIVFGPKHLRNSLSKQIVTLDGITLASSTTVRNLGVIFDQDMSFNSHIKQVCRTSFFHLRNIVKIRNILSQSDAEKLVHAFVTSRLDYCNSLLSGCPNSSLKHLQLIQNAAARVLTGVSKRDHISPILASLHWLPVKSRIEFKILLLTYKALNNQSPSYLKDLIVPYYPSRTLRSQTAGLLVVPRISKSRMGGRAFSYQLLSCGTCSQFGFWRQTPSLFLRPGLKRSFLTNLIVGADWVTHRGSACVFIAQLTPSWTSLRSASSHAAIGL; translated from the coding sequence atgcttcctttaggcaatattattaggaagcattgtattaacttccattgttatgcagatgacacacaattgtatttatctatgaagccagatgaaactgatcagttagctagactgcaagattgtcttaaggacattaaaacctggatgacttttaacttcctactgctaaattcagacaaaactgaagtcattgtatttggccccaaacatcttagaaactcgctttcaaagcaaatagttactctggatggcatcacattggcctccagtactactgtgaggaatcttggagttatttttgaccaggacatgtcctttaactcacacataaagcaagtctgtaggacttccttttttcacctgcgtaatattgtaaaaatcaggaacattctgtctcagagtgatgcagaaaaattagttcatgcttttgttacttccaggcttgactattgcaattccttattatcgggttgtccaaatagctctctcaaacatctacagttgatccaaaacgctgctgccagagtactgacaggagttagcaaaagagatcatatttcccctatacttgcttctcttcactggcttcctgttaaatccagaatagaatttaaaatccttcttctgacatataaagctcttaataaccaatctccatcatatcttaaagatctgatagtaccttattatcctagtagaactcttcgctctcaaactgcaggcttacttgttgttcctagaatttctaaaagtagaatgggaggcagagccttcagttatcagctcctctcctgtggaacctgctcccagtttgggttctggaggcagacaccctctctatttttaagaccaggcttaaaacgttcctttttgacaaatcttatagttggggctgactgggtgacccacaggggttcggcttgtgtcttcattgcacagctgactccctcttggacgtcccttcgttctgcctctagtcatgctgctataggcctatag